Proteins encoded in a region of the Corvus hawaiiensis isolate bCorHaw1 chromosome 18, bCorHaw1.pri.cur, whole genome shotgun sequence genome:
- the CHEK2 gene encoding serine/threonine-protein kinase Chk2 isoform X1 yields the protein MSRETGSEAQQSQSAQQSQCGTSSSSSGSQSTSQSSLSSGTLSSLDTLPTQELSSIPEDQASEELVPQPWGRLFALGKGFSNCDCVNEEYWFGRDKSCDYSFSKLGLSETGFYQNYSKKHFRIFREMGPKNSFVAYIEDHSANGTFVNRELIGKGRRLPLTHNSEIALSIQTNKVFVFSDLTVDDQMMFPKEFREKYIMSKTLGSGACGEVKLAFEKSTCNKVAVKIINKRKFVASGLRETNPAFNINTEIEILKKIDHPCLIKIKNFFEAEDYYIVLELMEGGELYDRVSRPIKMKEDTCKLYFYQMLLAVKYLHDNGIIHRDLKPENVLLSSSEETCLIKITDFGQSKILGEASLMKTLCGTPMYLAPEVLNSLGTAGYSRAVDCWSLGVILFVCLCGYPPFNEQNTQLSLKDQITRGKYTFIAKEWKHVSDMALDLVKKLLVVDPSKRLTTEEALEHPWLQDEYMKATFQQLLAQTRANMNPPETSKMPTTMRKRLHENEEEYGSSKRAVPSTSFQKIR from the exons ATGTCTCGAGAGACTGGAAGTGAAGCACAGCAGTCTCAAAGTGCCCAGCAGTCACAGTGTGGTACCAGTTCCTCTTCCAGTGGTTCACAGAGCACTAGTCAGTCTTCCTTAAGTTCTGGGACTCTCAGTTCTTTGGACACTCTTCCCACTCAGGAGCTTTCATCGATCCCTGAGGACCAGGCATCTGAAGAGCTGGTTCCTCAGCCTTGGGGTCGACTCTTTGCACTTGGAAAAGGTTTCAGCAATTGTG aCTGTGTGAATGAGGAATACTGGTTTGGGAGAGACAAAAGCTGTGATTACAGTTTTTCCAAGCTAGGATTGTCTGAGACTGGCTTCTACCAAAACTATAGCAAGAAGCACTTCCGAATTTTCAGG gaaaTGGGTCCAAAAAATTCCTTTGTTGCCTACATTGAAGACCATAGTGCAAATGGGACATTTGTTAATAGAGAGCTCATTGGAAAAGGAAGGAGGCTTCCACTGACACACAACTCTGAAATTGCACTGTCTATACAGACCAATAAGG TGTTTGTATTTTCTGATCTTACGGTGGATGATCAGATGATGTTTCCTAAAGAATTCAGAGAGAAATACATCATGTCAAAGACTTTGGGAAG TGGTGCCTGTGGAGAAGTCAAACTGGCATTTGAGAAGAGCACCTGTAACAAAGTAGCAGTGAAAATCATCAATAAACGGAAGTTTGTGGCAAGTGGCTTGAGAGAGACA AACCCAGCTTTTAATATCAATACAGAAATtgaaattttgaagaaaatagaTCAC CCTTGCTTAATCAAGATCAAAAACTTCTTTGAAGCAGAGGATTACTACATTGTTTTGGAACT GATGGAAGGAGGAGAATTGTATGACAGAGTGTCAAGGCCAATCAAGATGAAAGAAGATACCTGCAAGTTGTATTTTTATCAGATGCTTCTGGCAGTAAAG TATCTTCATGACAATGGAATTATACACCGAGATCTAAAGCCAGAAAATGTGCTACTTTCATCTTCTGAAGAGACATGTCTTATAAAG atTACAGATTTTGGACAATCCAAGATTCTTGGAGAAGCTTCTCTTATGAAAACATTATGTGGTACTCCCATGTATCTTGCTCCTGAGGTTCTAAATTCACTTGGGACTGCTGGATACAGCCGAGCTGTGGACTGCTGGAGTTTAGGAGTTATTCTTTTTGTATG CTTGTGTGGATATCCACCATTCAATGAGCAAAATACTCAACTCTCTCTGAAAGATCAAATCACTCGTGGAAAATACACGTTCATCGCAAAAGAATGGAAGCATGTGTCAGACATGG CTCTGGATCTTGTGAAGAAGCTGTTAGTAGTGGATCCAAGCAAACGTCTTACCACAGAGGAAGCCTTAGAGCATCCTTGGCTTCAG gatGAATATATGAAGGCTACATTTCAACAGCTCCTTGCTCAGACACGTGCCAATATGAATCCACCAGAAACATCAAAAATG CCAACCACAATGAGAAAGCGTCTCcatgaaaatgaggaagaatATGGCTCCTCTAAGCGTGCTGTTCCTTCTACGTCATTTCAGAAAATCAGGTGA
- the HSCB gene encoding iron-sulfur cluster co-chaperone protein HscB: MRAALRARLGWARRALRGAAPGRALGPPCWSCGIALPGSDGPPRFCPGCQALQPPAPRPDLFRLMDCDRSFRIDAQQLQRRFRSLQRAVHPDRFGQRPPKEQYYSEQHSSLINKAYQTLLNPLSRGLYLLELSGVEPAQETDCDADSAFLMEIMEINEKLAEPKNEDILAEIETLIKVKQEELTREVTAAFERDDLQEAKKLLAKMKYFANLEDKLKAKKIPS, translated from the exons ATGCGGGCGGCGCTGCGGGCGCGGCTCGGGTGGGCGCGCCGGGCGCtccgcggggccgcgccgggccgcGCCCTGGGGCCGCCGTGCTGGAGCTGCGGCATTGCGCTCCCCGGCAGTGATGGGCCGCCGCGCTTCTGCCCCggctgccaggctctgcagccGCCGGCGCCGCGGCCCGACCTCTTCCGCCTGATGGACTG TGACCGCTCCTTCCGCATCGACgctcagcagctgcagcggcGGTTTCGGAGCCTGCAGCGCGCCGTCCACCCCGACCGCTTCGGCCAGAGGCCGCCG AAGGAACAGTACTACTCTGAGCAACACTCTTCCCTGATCAACAAGGCCTACCAGACCCTGCTGAACCCTCTGAGCCGAGGCCTCTATCTA ctggagcTGAGTGGAGTGGAGCCAGCACAAGAGACAGACTGTGATGCAGACTCAGCGTTCCTTATGGAAATCATGGAAATTAATGAGAAATTAGCAGAGCCCAAAAATGAGGATATCCTTGCAGAAATTGAAACTTTAATTAAAG TTAAACAAGAAGAACTGACCAGAGAGGTGACTGCAGCTTTTGAAAGAG atgaTCTTCAAGAAGCTAAGAAGCTTCTAgcaaaaatgaagtattttgcaAACTTAGAGGATAAACTAAAGGCCAAGAAGATCCCTTCCTGA
- the CHEK2 gene encoding serine/threonine-protein kinase Chk2 isoform X2, protein MSRETGSEAQQSQSAQQSQCGTSSSSSGSQSTSQSSLSSGTLSSLDTLPTQELSSIPEDQASEELVPQPWGRLFALGKGFSNCDCVNEEYWFGRDKSCDYSFSKLGLSETGFYQNYSKKHFRIFREMGPKNSFVAYIEDHSANGTFVNRELIGKGRRLPLTHNSEIALSIQTNKVFVFSDLTVDDQMMFPKEFREKYIMSKTLGSGACGEVKLAFEKSTCNKVAVKIINKRKFVASGLRETNPAFNINTEIEILKKIDHPCLIKIKNFFEAEDYYIVLELMEGGELYDRVSRPIKMKEDTCKLYFYQMLLAVKYLHDNGIIHRDLKPENVLLSSSEETCLIKITDFGQSKILGEASLMKTLCGTPMYLAPEVLNSLGTAGYSRAVDCWSLGVILFVCLCGYPPFNEQNTQLSLKDQITRGKYTFIAKEWKHVSDMG, encoded by the exons ATGTCTCGAGAGACTGGAAGTGAAGCACAGCAGTCTCAAAGTGCCCAGCAGTCACAGTGTGGTACCAGTTCCTCTTCCAGTGGTTCACAGAGCACTAGTCAGTCTTCCTTAAGTTCTGGGACTCTCAGTTCTTTGGACACTCTTCCCACTCAGGAGCTTTCATCGATCCCTGAGGACCAGGCATCTGAAGAGCTGGTTCCTCAGCCTTGGGGTCGACTCTTTGCACTTGGAAAAGGTTTCAGCAATTGTG aCTGTGTGAATGAGGAATACTGGTTTGGGAGAGACAAAAGCTGTGATTACAGTTTTTCCAAGCTAGGATTGTCTGAGACTGGCTTCTACCAAAACTATAGCAAGAAGCACTTCCGAATTTTCAGG gaaaTGGGTCCAAAAAATTCCTTTGTTGCCTACATTGAAGACCATAGTGCAAATGGGACATTTGTTAATAGAGAGCTCATTGGAAAAGGAAGGAGGCTTCCACTGACACACAACTCTGAAATTGCACTGTCTATACAGACCAATAAGG TGTTTGTATTTTCTGATCTTACGGTGGATGATCAGATGATGTTTCCTAAAGAATTCAGAGAGAAATACATCATGTCAAAGACTTTGGGAAG TGGTGCCTGTGGAGAAGTCAAACTGGCATTTGAGAAGAGCACCTGTAACAAAGTAGCAGTGAAAATCATCAATAAACGGAAGTTTGTGGCAAGTGGCTTGAGAGAGACA AACCCAGCTTTTAATATCAATACAGAAATtgaaattttgaagaaaatagaTCAC CCTTGCTTAATCAAGATCAAAAACTTCTTTGAAGCAGAGGATTACTACATTGTTTTGGAACT GATGGAAGGAGGAGAATTGTATGACAGAGTGTCAAGGCCAATCAAGATGAAAGAAGATACCTGCAAGTTGTATTTTTATCAGATGCTTCTGGCAGTAAAG TATCTTCATGACAATGGAATTATACACCGAGATCTAAAGCCAGAAAATGTGCTACTTTCATCTTCTGAAGAGACATGTCTTATAAAG atTACAGATTTTGGACAATCCAAGATTCTTGGAGAAGCTTCTCTTATGAAAACATTATGTGGTACTCCCATGTATCTTGCTCCTGAGGTTCTAAATTCACTTGGGACTGCTGGATACAGCCGAGCTGTGGACTGCTGGAGTTTAGGAGTTATTCTTTTTGTATG CTTGTGTGGATATCCACCATTCAATGAGCAAAATACTCAACTCTCTCTGAAAGATCAAATCACTCGTGGAAAATACACGTTCATCGCAAAAGAATGGAAGCATGTGTCAGACATGG gatGA